The Pseudomonas baetica genome includes a region encoding these proteins:
- a CDS encoding Fur family transcriptional regulator — protein MPITPIASRPHDHSHCVHSALSEADTLCAQKGLRLTALRRRVLELVWQSHKPLGAYDILAVLSEQDGRRAAPPTVYRALDFLLENGLVHRISSLNAFVGCVHPEHSHQGQFLICRDCHAAIELEQKVISDAIINSAKDVGFIVEAQTVEVVGLCSGCQGA, from the coding sequence ATGCCTATTACACCGATTGCCAGCCGTCCCCACGACCACTCTCATTGCGTGCACAGCGCATTGTCCGAGGCCGATACCTTGTGCGCGCAGAAAGGCTTGCGCCTGACCGCGTTGCGCCGCCGGGTGCTGGAGCTGGTGTGGCAGAGCCACAAGCCGCTGGGCGCCTACGACATCCTCGCCGTGCTCAGCGAGCAGGACGGCCGCCGCGCCGCGCCGCCGACCGTTTACCGGGCGCTGGATTTCCTTTTGGAAAACGGCTTGGTGCACCGCATCTCCTCACTCAATGCCTTCGTCGGCTGCGTGCACCCGGAACATTCGCATCAGGGCCAGTTCCTGATCTGCCGCGATTGCCACGCCGCCATCGAACTTGAGCAAAAAGTGATCAGCGACGCGATCATTAACAGCGCCAAGGATGTCGGTTTTATCGTCGAGGCGCAGACCGTCGAAGTGGTCGGCCTGTGCTCCGGTTGCCAGGGGGCTTGA
- a CDS encoding zinc ABC transporter substrate-binding protein — MSRLFSVFVAFVASFLLIGSAQAEVKVLTSIKPLQLIAAAVQDGVAIPEVLLPPGASPHNYALRPSDVRKVQAVDLLYWIGPDMEGFLPRVLNGRTLPSVAVQDLPGMKLRHFAEDSHSHAEEADDHDHDHRPGTLDAHLWLTPVNARVIADKMAADLSAADPANAERYQSNAKAFDERLDALDLRLKKRLASVEGKPYFVFHEAFDYFEEAYGLKHTGVFSVAAEVQPGAQHVAAMRKRLQEVGKTCVFSEPPLRPRLAETLVAGLPVKLAELDALGGYTPATAQGYEQVLEKLGNDLAGCLESL, encoded by the coding sequence GTGTCCCGACTTTTTTCTGTTTTTGTGGCTTTTGTCGCCAGTTTCCTGCTGATCGGTTCGGCTCAGGCCGAGGTCAAAGTCCTCACCAGCATCAAACCGTTGCAGCTGATTGCAGCAGCCGTGCAGGACGGCGTGGCGATCCCCGAAGTGCTGCTGCCGCCGGGTGCCTCACCGCATAACTACGCGCTGCGTCCATCCGACGTACGGAAGGTGCAAGCGGTGGATCTGCTCTACTGGATCGGCCCGGACATGGAAGGTTTCCTGCCGCGCGTGCTGAACGGTCGTACGCTGCCGAGCGTCGCCGTGCAGGATCTGCCGGGGATGAAACTGCGTCATTTCGCTGAAGACAGTCATTCCCATGCAGAAGAGGCCGACGATCATGACCACGATCACCGCCCGGGCACGCTGGATGCGCATTTGTGGCTAACGCCGGTCAACGCGCGGGTCATTGCCGACAAAATGGCCGCTGACCTGAGTGCGGCTGATCCGGCGAATGCTGAACGTTATCAAAGCAACGCCAAGGCATTCGACGAGCGTCTGGATGCGTTGGACCTGCGCTTGAAGAAACGACTGGCCAGCGTTGAAGGCAAACCCTACTTCGTGTTTCACGAGGCGTTCGATTACTTCGAAGAGGCTTACGGCCTGAAGCACACCGGCGTATTCAGCGTTGCCGCAGAAGTGCAACCGGGCGCGCAGCACGTGGCGGCGATGCGCAAGCGTTTGCAGGAAGTGGGTAAGACTTGCGTGTTCAGCGAACCGCCATTGCGGCCGCGCCTGGCGGAAACGCTGGTGGCTGGCTTGCCGGTGAAACTGGCGGAGCTGGATGCACTGGGCGGCTACACCCCGGCGACTGCTCAGGGCTACGAGCAGGTTTTGGAAAAATTGGGCAATGATCTGGCCGGTTGCCTGGAATCTCTTTAA
- a CDS encoding homoserine kinase yields MSVFTPLARPELETFLAPYGLGRLLDFQGIAAGSENTNFFISLEQGEFVLTLVERGPVQEMPFFIDLLDVLHEADLPVPYALRTTDGVALRELKGKPALLQPRLSGKHIKVANAQHCAQVGELQAHLHLATQGERMIKRKTDRGLDWMLEEGTEFLSHLSDEPRALLRKALDEITEQKEKILALPRANIHADLFRDNAMFEGTHLTGLIDFYNACSGPMLYDVAIALNDWCSDDDGLIDGPRARAFLGAYAALRPFSAAEAELWPTMLRVACVRFWLSRLIAAEQFAGQDVLIHDPQEFEQRLAQRQQVSTPLPFAL; encoded by the coding sequence ATGTCTGTGTTCACCCCCCTGGCTCGGCCCGAGCTGGAAACCTTTCTCGCCCCCTACGGGCTCGGCCGCCTGCTTGATTTCCAGGGGATCGCCGCCGGCAGCGAAAACACCAACTTCTTTATCAGCCTGGAGCAGGGCGAATTCGTCCTGACCCTGGTTGAGCGCGGCCCGGTGCAGGAGATGCCGTTTTTCATCGACCTGCTCGACGTCCTCCACGAAGCCGATCTGCCGGTGCCTTACGCATTGCGTACCACTGACGGCGTGGCGTTGCGTGAACTCAAAGGCAAGCCGGCGCTGCTGCAACCGCGTCTGTCTGGCAAGCACATCAAGGTCGCCAATGCTCAGCATTGCGCGCAGGTCGGTGAGTTGCAGGCACATCTGCACCTGGCGACCCAGGGCGAGCGCATGATCAAACGCAAGACCGATCGTGGCCTGGACTGGATGCTGGAGGAGGGCACGGAGTTTCTCTCGCACCTGAGCGATGAGCCGCGTGCACTGCTGCGAAAGGCGCTGGATGAAATCACAGAGCAGAAAGAGAAAATTCTCGCGCTGCCACGGGCGAATATTCACGCCGACCTGTTCCGTGACAACGCGATGTTTGAAGGTACGCACCTGACCGGGCTGATCGACTTCTACAACGCCTGCTCGGGACCGATGCTGTATGACGTGGCGATTGCCCTGAACGATTGGTGTTCGGACGATGACGGCTTGATCGATGGCCCGCGGGCGCGTGCATTCCTCGGTGCCTATGCGGCGCTGCGTCCGTTCTCGGCGGCAGAAGCAGAGTTGTGGCCGACCATGCTGCGCGTGGCGTGTGTGCGCTTCTGGCTGTCGCGGTTGATCGCGGCTGAGCAGTTTGCCGGGCAGGATGTGTTGATTCACGATCCGCAGGAGTTCGAGCAGCGGTTGGCGCAACGGCAGCAGGTCAGTACACCGTTGCCTTTTGCCCTTTAA
- a CDS encoding DUF2782 domain-containing protein, with the protein MRTLNRLLLVGLIAASPLVAMAADDAPSADPEVTIRTEGDKTIQEYRQNGFLYAIKVTVKGAPPYFLVRADGTDANFIRSDQPDMLIPSWKIFEWK; encoded by the coding sequence ATGCGTACGTTAAATCGCTTGCTGCTGGTCGGTCTGATTGCTGCCTCACCCCTGGTCGCGATGGCGGCGGATGATGCGCCGTCAGCGGATCCGGAAGTTACCATTCGCACGGAAGGCGACAAGACCATTCAGGAGTACCGGCAAAACGGTTTCCTGTATGCGATCAAGGTCACGGTAAAGGGCGCCCCGCCTTATTTTCTGGTGCGTGCCGACGGGACGGATGCAAATTTCATCCGTTCGGATCAGCCGGATATGCTGATTCCGTCGTGGAAGATTTTCGAATGGAAGTAG
- the polA gene encoding DNA polymerase I translates to MSQAPLVLVDGSSYLYRAFHALPPLTTSKGLPTGAVKGVLNMLKSLRKQYPDSPFAVVFDAKGGTFRDEMYAEYKANRPSMPDDMRVQIEPLHQSVIALGFPLLCVEGVEADDVIGTLARSSAAADRPVIISTGDKDMAQLVDGHITLVNTMSGSSMDVEGVKEKFGVAPEQIIDYLALMGDSSDNIPGVPGIGPKTASGLLVGVNGGLTELYANLDIVPTLPIRGAKTLPAKLEEHKEMAFLSYQLATIKVDVPLDVELDDLQMGAEDPAKLYELYSLLEFKSWINDLDRDAKRLELSAAATPEPAGDLFSAPEAQAPAAPAEAAYETILDQARFDVWLEKLNNAKLFAFDTETTGIDAQQAQLVGLSFAVQANEAAYIPLTHSYIGVPEQLDRDTVLRALKPILEDPTKLKVGQHAKFDMNILANCAIGGDQNEGITVRGIAFDTMLESYVLNSTATRHDMDSLAQKYLDHTTVSFQDIAGKGAKQLTFDQIALEQAGPYAAEDADITLRLHQTLFEKLSAIPSLASVLTDIEIPLVPVLARIERQGAFVDAELLGIQSIELGNKMVALEREAFEIAGEEFNLGSPKQLGVILYEKLGLPVLKKTAKGQPSTAEEVLAKLAEDDHRLPKVLMEHRSMSKLKSTYTDRLPEQINPRTGRIHTSYHQAVASTGRLSSSDPNLQNIPVRTAEGRRIRQAFVAPKGYKLLAADYSQIELRIMAHLSKDEGLMNAFRNNLDVHTATAAEVFKVELNEVTSDQRRGAKAINFGLIYGMGAQKLGKDIGVDTKTAKAYIDTYFARYPGVREYMDRTRAQAADQGYVETFFGRRLYLPEINSNKPQERAAAERTAINAPMQGTAADIIKKAMVAVDNWLATSGLDAKVILQVHDELVLEVREDLVEQVSSEIRLHMSEAAKLDVPLLVEVGVGNNWDEAH, encoded by the coding sequence ATGAGCCAAGCCCCCCTCGTCCTGGTGGACGGTTCGTCTTACCTGTACCGCGCTTTCCACGCCCTGCCTCCTTTGACCACGTCCAAAGGCCTGCCAACCGGTGCGGTCAAGGGCGTGCTGAACATGCTCAAGAGTCTGCGCAAGCAGTACCCGGACAGCCCGTTCGCCGTGGTGTTCGACGCCAAGGGCGGGACATTTCGCGATGAGATGTACGCCGAATACAAGGCCAACCGCCCGAGCATGCCCGACGACATGCGCGTGCAGATCGAACCGCTGCACCAGAGCGTGATCGCCCTCGGCTTCCCGCTCTTGTGCGTGGAAGGCGTCGAGGCTGACGACGTGATCGGCACTCTGGCGCGCAGCAGCGCAGCGGCGGATCGCCCGGTGATCATCTCCACGGGCGACAAGGACATGGCGCAACTGGTCGACGGCCACATTACCTTGGTCAACACCATGTCCGGTAGCTCGATGGACGTGGAGGGCGTGAAGGAGAAATTCGGCGTCGCTCCGGAGCAGATCATCGATTATCTGGCGCTGATGGGCGACTCTTCCGACAACATTCCAGGCGTTCCGGGTATCGGCCCGAAGACCGCGTCCGGCCTGCTGGTCGGCGTCAACGGCGGCCTCACCGAGCTGTACGCGAATCTCGACATCGTCCCGACCCTGCCGATTCGCGGCGCCAAGACCCTGCCGGCCAAGCTCGAAGAACACAAGGAGATGGCGTTCCTCTCCTATCAACTGGCGACCATCAAGGTCGACGTGCCGCTGGACGTCGAGCTCGACGATCTGCAAATGGGCGCGGAAGACCCGGCCAAGCTCTACGAGCTGTACTCCCTGCTCGAATTCAAAAGCTGGATCAACGATCTGGATCGCGACGCCAAACGTCTGGAACTGAGCGCTGCCGCCACGCCTGAACCCGCAGGCGACCTGTTCAGCGCGCCGGAAGCCCAAGCGCCAGCCGCCCCCGCTGAAGCCGCCTATGAAACCATCCTCGATCAGGCGCGGTTCGACGTCTGGCTGGAAAAACTGAACAACGCCAAGCTGTTCGCCTTCGACACCGAAACCACCGGCATCGACGCGCAACAGGCGCAACTGGTCGGCCTGTCGTTCGCCGTGCAGGCCAACGAAGCGGCGTATATCCCGCTGACCCACTCTTACATCGGCGTGCCTGAGCAACTGGATCGCGATACCGTGCTGCGCGCACTGAAACCGATTCTGGAAGACCCGACCAAACTCAAGGTCGGCCAGCATGCCAAGTTTGACATGAACATCCTGGCCAACTGCGCCATTGGTGGCGACCAGAACGAAGGCATCACCGTGCGCGGCATCGCCTTCGACACGATGCTTGAGTCCTACGTGCTCAACTCCACCGCCACCCGTCACGACATGGACAGCCTCGCGCAGAAGTACCTGGATCACACCACCGTGAGCTTCCAGGACATCGCCGGCAAAGGTGCCAAGCAGCTGACTTTCGACCAGATTGCCTTGGAGCAGGCCGGGCCGTATGCCGCCGAAGACGCCGACATCACCCTGCGTCTGCACCAGACCCTGTTCGAAAAACTCAGCGCGATCCCGAGCCTGGCCAGCGTGCTGACCGACATCGAAATCCCGCTGGTACCGGTGCTCGCGCGCATCGAGCGCCAAGGCGCCTTCGTCGATGCCGAGTTGCTCGGTATCCAGAGCATCGAGCTGGGCAACAAGATGGTCGCGCTGGAGCGCGAAGCGTTCGAGATCGCCGGGGAAGAATTCAACCTTGGCTCACCCAAGCAGCTCGGCGTGATTCTCTACGAGAAACTCGGCCTGCCGGTTTTGAAAAAAACCGCCAAGGGCCAACCGTCCACCGCTGAAGAAGTCTTGGCGAAACTGGCCGAAGATGATCACCGCTTGCCGAAAGTGCTGATGGAGCACCGTTCGATGAGCAAGCTGAAAAGCACTTACACCGATCGCCTGCCGGAGCAGATCAACCCGCGAACCGGGCGTATCCACACGTCTTACCATCAGGCGGTGGCATCCACCGGGCGCTTGTCCTCCAGCGATCCGAACCTGCAGAACATTCCGGTACGCACCGCTGAAGGCCGGCGCATCCGTCAGGCGTTCGTTGCGCCAAAAGGCTACAAACTGCTGGCGGCGGACTATTCGCAGATCGAACTGCGGATCATGGCGCACCTGTCCAAGGACGAAGGCTTGATGAACGCCTTCCGCAATAACCTCGACGTCCACACTGCCACCGCTGCCGAAGTGTTCAAGGTCGAACTCAACGAAGTGACTTCCGACCAGCGCCGTGGCGCCAAGGCGATCAACTTCGGCCTGATCTACGGCATGGGCGCGCAGAAGCTGGGCAAGGACATTGGCGTCGACACCAAGACCGCGAAGGCCTACATCGATACTTACTTCGCCCGTTACCCAGGCGTTCGCGAGTACATGGATCGCACCCGTGCGCAGGCGGCAGACCAAGGTTACGTGGAAACGTTTTTCGGGCGTCGCCTGTACCTGCCGGAAATCAACTCGAACAAGCCGCAGGAGCGCGCCGCCGCCGAACGCACGGCGATCAACGCGCCGATGCAGGGAACGGCCGCGGACATCATCAAGAAAGCCATGGTGGCGGTGGACAACTGGCTCGCGACTTCCGGGCTGGACGCCAAAGTCATTCTGCAGGTACACGATGAACTGGTACTGGAGGTTCGCGAGGATCTGGTCGAGCAGGTCAGCAGCGAGATTCGTCTGCACATGAGCGAAGCGGCGAAGCTGGATGTGCCGTTGCTGGTCGAAGTGGGTGTGGGCAACAATTGGGATGAGGCTCACTGA
- the yihA gene encoding ribosome biogenesis GTP-binding protein YihA/YsxC yields the protein MQLKNPILGLCQQSTFMLSAAKVDQCPDDEGFEVAFAGRSNAGKSSALNTLTHASLARTSKTPGRTQLLNFFKLDDDRRLVDLPGYGYAKVPIPLKMHWQRHLEAYLGGRESLKGLILMMDIRHPMTDFDLLMLDWAVAAGMPMHILLTKADKLTYGAAKNTLLKVQSEIRKGWGDLVTIQLFSAPKRMGLEEAYTVLAGWMELADKGAEAAAE from the coding sequence ATGCAACTCAAGAATCCCATCCTCGGCCTGTGCCAACAGTCCACGTTCATGCTCAGTGCCGCCAAAGTCGATCAATGCCCTGACGACGAAGGCTTCGAAGTGGCGTTTGCCGGGCGTTCCAACGCCGGCAAATCCAGCGCCCTGAACACCCTGACTCACGCCAGCCTGGCGCGCACCTCGAAAACCCCGGGTCGCACACAGCTGTTGAACTTCTTCAAGCTAGACGATGATCGGCGTCTGGTCGACCTGCCGGGCTACGGTTATGCAAAAGTACCGATCCCGCTGAAGATGCACTGGCAGCGTCACCTTGAGGCTTACCTCGGTGGCCGTGAGAGTTTGAAGGGTTTGATTCTGATGATGGACATCCGTCATCCAATGACCGACTTCGACCTGCTGATGCTCGACTGGGCCGTTGCCGCCGGTATGCCGATGCACATTCTGCTGACCAAGGCCGACAAGCTGACTTATGGCGCAGCCAAGAACACGCTGCTCAAGGTGCAGTCGGAAATTCGCAAAGGTTGGGGCGATCTTGTGACGATCCAGCTGTTTTCGGCGCCGAAACGCATGGGCCTGGAAGAGGCCTACACTGTACTGGCCGGCTGGATGGAACTGGCAGACAAAGGCGCCGAGGCGGCAGCCGAGTAA
- a CDS encoding c-type cytochrome, with amino-acid sequence MPLYSAQATQDPEAVYNRVCSACHSGQLPLAPKRGDQAAWTPRLAKGMETLVQHVTQGFKAMPPRGLCMDCSAEDYQAIILWMSE; translated from the coding sequence ATGCCGCTTTACAGCGCACAGGCTACACAGGATCCGGAAGCCGTGTACAACCGTGTTTGTAGTGCCTGTCATTCCGGCCAACTGCCCTTGGCGCCCAAAAGAGGCGATCAGGCAGCCTGGACGCCGAGGTTGGCGAAAGGTATGGAGACGCTGGTGCAACACGTGACCCAGGGTTTCAAGGCGATGCCGCCGCGTGGTTTGTGCATGGACTGCAGTGCCGAGGATTACCAGGCCATCATCCTTTGGATGAGCGAGTAA
- a CDS encoding c-type cytochrome, translating into MNKLIVSLLLTVGISGFAHAAGDAAAGQAKVAVCGACHGPDGNSMAPNFPKLAGQGERYLTKQLHDIKSGKRVVLEMTGLLTNLSDQDLADMAAYFASQKGSVGAADPKLVARGEALFRGGNLAKGLPACTGCHSPNGAGNAAAGFPHLGGQHASYIAKQLTDFRKEEGGRTNDGDTMTMQTIAKRLSDEDIAAVSSYIQGLH; encoded by the coding sequence ATGAACAAATTGATCGTGAGTCTGCTGTTGACCGTGGGAATCTCAGGTTTCGCCCATGCTGCAGGTGATGCCGCAGCAGGCCAGGCAAAAGTCGCCGTTTGCGGAGCCTGCCATGGCCCGGACGGCAACAGCATGGCGCCAAACTTTCCAAAACTGGCCGGCCAGGGTGAACGCTACCTGACCAAGCAACTGCACGACATCAAGTCGGGCAAACGTGTCGTTCTGGAAATGACCGGCCTGCTGACCAACCTGAGCGATCAGGATCTGGCCGACATGGCCGCGTACTTCGCCAGCCAGAAAGGCTCCGTTGGCGCAGCCGATCCCAAGCTCGTCGCGCGCGGCGAAGCGCTGTTCCGAGGCGGCAATCTGGCCAAGGGCCTGCCCGCCTGCACCGGTTGCCATTCGCCGAACGGTGCCGGTAACGCCGCTGCCGGCTTCCCGCATCTGGGTGGCCAACACGCCTCGTACATCGCCAAGCAGTTGACCGACTTCCGCAAGGAAGAAGGCGGTCGCACCAACGACGGCGACACCATGACCATGCAGACCATCGCCAAGCGCCTGAGCGACGAAGATATCGCCGCGGTCTCCAGCTACATTCAAGGCCTGCACTAA
- a CDS encoding thiol:disulfide interchange protein DsbA/DsbL: MRNLIISAALVAASLFGVTAQAAEAPAAPYVELTNPVPVAVPGKIEVVELFWYGCPHCYSFEPVINPWVEKLPSDVNFVRIPAMFGGPWDAHGQMFLTLEAMGVEHKVHSAVFEAIQKQHKKLTDKNDMADFLATQGVDKDKFLATFDSFAIKGQIVKARELAKKYEITGVPTMIVNGKYRFDIGSAGGAEQALQLADQLVAKERATNKAAAN; this comes from the coding sequence ATGCGTAATCTGATCATCAGCGCCGCCCTCGTCGCTGCCAGCCTGTTCGGCGTGACCGCTCAAGCCGCCGAAGCCCCTGCCGCTCCTTACGTGGAATTGACCAACCCGGTACCGGTTGCAGTGCCTGGCAAGATCGAAGTGGTCGAGTTGTTCTGGTATGGCTGCCCGCACTGCTACTCGTTTGAGCCAGTGATCAATCCGTGGGTTGAAAAACTGCCGTCCGACGTCAACTTCGTGCGTATTCCAGCCATGTTCGGCGGCCCATGGGACGCTCACGGCCAGATGTTCCTGACGCTGGAAGCAATGGGTGTCGAACACAAGGTTCACAGCGCCGTGTTTGAAGCGATCCAGAAACAACACAAGAAGCTGACCGACAAGAACGACATGGCTGACTTCCTCGCCACCCAAGGCGTGGACAAAGACAAGTTCCTCGCCACCTTTGACTCTTTCGCCATCAAAGGCCAGATCGTCAAGGCTCGTGAACTGGCCAAGAAGTATGAAATCACTGGCGTTCCAACCATGATCGTCAACGGTAAATACCGCTTCGACATCGGCTCCGCCGGCGGTGCAGAACAGGCTCTGCAACTGGCTGACCAACTGGTTGCCAAAGAGCGAGCGACCAACAAGGCCGCTGCCAACTAA
- a CDS encoding endonuclease/exonuclease/phosphatase family protein, translating into MRRWKTERIVGLHDPQVNEHHLASTGLPADQRLRLLSFNIQVGISTERYRHYLTRSWQHLLPHNGRSGNLQKIGDLLGDFDLVALQEADGGSLRSGYVNQVEHLAHLGAFPYWYQQLNRNLGRLAQHSNGVLSRLKPWAIEDHPLPGPKGRGAILLRFGEGPEALVVVMMHLALGARTRSLQLAYIRDLIGGYKHQILMGDMNTHASDLLQHSPLRDLGLLAPQVEATFPSWRPQRCLDHILLSPTLTLEKVEVLAQPISDHLPVAVEIRLPGSLTADALPALSPAPRGTPE; encoded by the coding sequence ATGCGTCGCTGGAAGACCGAACGCATCGTTGGCCTGCATGATCCGCAGGTCAACGAGCATCACCTGGCGTCCACAGGCCTGCCAGCGGATCAGCGTCTGCGCTTGCTCAGTTTCAATATCCAGGTCGGTATCAGCACCGAGCGCTATCGGCATTACCTGACCCGCAGCTGGCAGCATCTGCTGCCGCACAACGGGCGCTCGGGCAACCTGCAAAAAATTGGTGACCTGCTCGGCGACTTCGACCTGGTCGCCTTGCAGGAAGCCGACGGCGGTAGCCTGCGCTCAGGCTACGTCAATCAAGTCGAACACTTGGCCCACCTCGGCGCCTTCCCCTACTGGTATCAACAACTCAATCGCAACCTCGGCCGACTGGCCCAGCACAGCAATGGCGTGCTCAGTCGTCTCAAGCCGTGGGCGATCGAGGATCACCCGCTGCCCGGCCCGAAAGGTCGCGGCGCGATCCTGCTGCGCTTCGGCGAAGGTCCGGAAGCACTGGTGGTGGTGATGATGCATCTGGCCCTTGGCGCGAGAACTCGCAGCCTGCAACTGGCCTATATTCGCGATCTGATCGGTGGCTATAAACATCAGATATTGATGGGCGACATGAACACCCATGCCAGCGATCTGCTACAACATTCACCGTTACGCGATCTCGGTCTGCTGGCCCCGCAGGTGGAAGCGACATTCCCCAGCTGGCGTCCTCAGCGTTGCCTTGATCATATTTTGCTCAGCCCGACCCTGACCCTGGAAAAGGTCGAAGTGCTGGCACAACCCATTTCCGATCACCTGCCGGTCGCGGTAGAGATTCGTCTGCCGGGTTCGCTCACGGCCGATGCATTGCCCGCGTTGAGTCCTGCCCCTCGCGGAACCCCTGAATGA